The Carassius carassius chromosome 32, fCarCar2.1, whole genome shotgun sequence DNA window caccctataggtctggtatatcacagccgtccctgagtgccataatatctgtcgttttaaatggtatacttaatatggttagtcgatacatcaggttcccctacactgtgcgagaacaggccgaaattaaaacgcaatttgcagcaatgtctggtttcccaaatgtaatcggcgcaattgactgcactcatgttgctataagggcaccatctgaaaatgaatttgcttatgttaatagaaagcatgtgcattctattaatgtgcaaatcatatgtgactccaacatgaccctcacaaacattgtggcacgctggcctggttcaacacatgattcctttatcttgacacatagcagtgtagggaacagactaaatgcaggcgcagtacgtgatggctggcttcttggtgagtttaacaatattaaaaagtagaaactgtaacaattttgtttttaatataattataacctgcaggcgacagtggctaccccctgagacgctggctcctcaccccatttttaaacccgcagaggaaactcattataacgaggtccactctcgtgcccgcgcagttgtggagcgtgccatcggcatcctgaaatgcagatggcgtgctctggatgcctcgggtggcagacttttataccatccagcaaaagtgtgcaagattgtcagggcgtgtggtgttttgcacaatatagcactgagaaacggtattcctctccctcctgatctccctctaccccagcattacgaccccgagccacagccccctggccgacaagagggatatcaacgaggtgcaagaatccgtgaggatgtcatgcggcgtttgtaaaagacaaaactcaaggttcatgttttaactgcatcttttaatgattgtgcaatttcttgcatcacttctctcatctgccgtagctcatctgcaaccctgttgacagcgtttattgtctctcgctgtaactgcaggactgcgtcagtgagtacccgaccacttttggacgtgccagacgcagaaggggcactgctttgagccggacgctgtgcatctgcatctgagaacccctcaccctgaacctcctgttcatttacagcttcagactccggaaggactggaggacaaacaattggcaacatttatccatttatcaccccacacactcaaatgtacagcgttaatgattaaaaatcggtttaaccttgctcctctgtggtttcagtcacgtcagtgtctccctccttttccgacacaataccacacacgctgacctccccaattatagccgcgattttgctgtccactgatgtgagatcagctgtacatgggcccccaccagttgcagccacgctctggcggtgggaggacagttttctctttgcctccaccttgaatgaatgagaatctttatttcacatattttgcatactgtaagcacatgtaaataaaactttttgaaaatcaatattgctatttatataggtatatagcctaataaaacacaaatgtaatatgttggtaaaaaaaaaatttgtataggcctaccttcaggtcggaccattttttctttaattctgcaactgtccgttctgtcccactgacacaattgacggcagaagcaatactttgccactcgcactgcttctttttattagtgaccccactgctgtggccaccaaataacacagttttccgagcctccacctcccctacaagtgtttcaatctcagtatctgagaaattacgtttttttcctcttttctcacctgtcgccattattaaaattaggctaacagaaatgcacgttttcactttcttggattaattaattggcgggtcgcatgccagttttccaggtatatatgggattccactctcatttacatgctgatcagcaatcatgaggtgatttgcattgactatttatggttaaaaatgggcgtgtacagggcgggatatgaggctggttcacgtacgcacatctgcgggtgatctgtgatttataaagggaacattgcttacaggtgtgcgtacgcacggttttataaatcggaatattttttggcgtacgccatttttggcttttgggcgcacgtaaacttttagtaaagatcctacgcatagttttataaatgagacccctggggtgcgttctccgaaactgccttaacgctacgtcgttcttaagttgtaccttatcgttaatacgtggtttccgaaaccttcttagttaagtataccttctgtaagtcatgcgttcgtaaggttggtctggagcgctcttagctttACCTTATcactgctgacggttcataccgctagtggccaccactacacaaaaagcttttttacatcgcagtttaattacacatagaaaattttatatgaacatttattataaaatctgatttagtattaaaattacatttttactttactttaaaattttacacataaaatacttaagttgttatagcctactacacccagtgtatggtgttttcattaataaagtttccatacactaattgttagcttttttaattactatcctaaggcacatcagctggcgaaccatttgacagaaaaagcttaggagtctatataaagaaagatgagtttacacaaactttatagctatggcagcaaGACAGCGAGTAGCCTACTCGTTCAAATCAAAGACGGCACCGTCCGCGGAGCAAGTTAGTGTACGTCAACTAcatggctggtggataatcagcatacgttgtggagaacattaacacacttatggccgtgagggtttggtattgcacacttgctaaattataaacacatactcatatttatttctgcatgtacataTTTCAATGAGCCCCGATacatgcagtttgtactatttctaaaacgcttctttataaagaacattgttttctcaatactttacctataccactgtgaaggaaagagcgcacaatcgatcatcgaggcgtcgatatcaacctattcagcgcctccaccatgAACAGcgcctgctaaggtcgaacttaagaaggtttaccttaagcaacaccctaaggtatagttcggagaacacacgtaggaaaggtatacctgtagttaagatGTACCTTTTGAGTCTTCGTAGCGCGCTAAttgacaacgttatcggagaacgcacccctgagattttcatctacacttattcacaattttacaattaaagtttGACAGTTTGTCTATGATAGACAATGAATGTCATTTAAAAAGCACCTGATATGACTcaaatcgtccccttggaattataaggttctatctgcattcctagtagttttgagattttttttgctTCGAATTTTTGCATTCAATTCGACTGTATAGATAgaactttgtttatttatttaaataaaaattaccaAAATGTACAGAACAtgaaaaaactaataatataaataagttgtcactgaataagaatatgtgaataactcgaTTTTGACAAACATGTCAGATAGAAcgttataattccaaggggacgaaataaaatagaatatttattaaaaaaaaaaaaaatcattttttttaaagagtttttttagTTTATCATTGAAAATTTTTGAATTACATCACTTTCtccccaatgaatcctctgcagtgaatgggtggcatcagaacgaAAGTCCAAAGATCTGAtataaatatcacaataatccacaagtagttGACATCAATTACTGTCTtgtgaagggaaaggctgtgggtttataagaaacaaatccatcattaagaaatTCAAATTCAAGCTCTGCTCTGATTGTCCAGTCTGAACGATGAAGAGATTAGGCATCCATCCTGATACTGTATGTTTGAGCCTTTAAAGATTTTGAAAGATTTTGCAAGAATGTTTAGCATGAATGAGGCTTTAGAGAGatgtcagtgaagatgtggatGCAGCCTCTGTGTTGCTGTTATAGGTGTTTTTGGACTTGTCTTTACCATGTTAACATAAATTGAGAACCAATTAcaatcaggggtgcgtttccagaaagcatagttgctaacctgttagatGCAATGAGAATCACTCACttgttaatgaagagggagggactattgttaattagctgaaatctgtagaatacaaaaagaccaaagggcaGTATCTCCACTTTGTGATTAGGtgttgaacaatggctggaagttggtgtttggtTCAGATTTTGCTGATTTGTGctttctgtcatgctgttccacagtggagtaaatcgcttcaggatgctcaagctctgatgatccagcaaactgaccagcatttccagctccagaagccagttcaacagctagctaaccagcagtttccgcttcagaagccagttcaacagctagctaaccagcagtttccacttcagaagccagttcaacagctagctaaccagcagtttccgcttcagaagccagttcaacagctaacgaaccagcagtttccgcttcagatgccagttcaacagctaactaaccagcagtttccacttcagaagccagttcaacagctaactaaccagcagtttccgcttcagaagccagttcaacagctaacgaaccagcagtttccgcttcagatgccagttcaacagctaacgaaccagcagtttccacttcagaagccagttcaacagctaacgaaccagcagtttccacttcagaagccagttcaacagctaacgaaccagcagtttccacttcagaagccagttcaacagctaacgaaccagcagtttccacttcagaagcccgTTCAACAGCTAACGaaccagcagtttccacttcagaagccaggtcaacagctaactaaccagcagtttccacttcagaagcatGTTCAACAGCTAACGaaccagcagtttccacttcagaagcatGTTCAACAGCTAACGaaccagcagtttccacttcagaagccagttcaacagctaacgaaccagcagtttccacttcagaagccagttcaacagctaacgaaccagcagtttccacttcagaagccagttcaacagctaacgaaccagcagtttccacttcagaagccagtacGACTACCTAAGCTGCAATTTCCGAAGCCAGTTAAACCgtttcagaagccagtagtgcaggcagagccccttgataaatgcgctgtagctgattctgagcagatccaatgtggtctacctgggatcagtggtgctgagtgtgaagctatcaactgctgctttaatggacagcagtgtttctatgggagGGCGGGTAAGTGTTCTCAATCTGATTCTGTTCATGTTAAACTGATTCTCTGCATTTTAACTAGCTCTTGTACCTTGTTCTAGTGACCGTCCAGTGTAttagagatggtcagtttgtggtagtggtgtctaGAGATGTTACTctgcctcgactgagtctggattcggttcatctactgggtggaaatGACCCACCTTGTGCTCCCGTGGGGTCCacaccttcctttgctatataccagttccctgtgaccgcatgtggcacgagTGTGATGGTGAGCAGCTGCTGTTGGTCTTATTCTGCATTGCTTATGatggactggatgctgacacTGTTCCTATTCGCAGGAGGACAGcggatatgtggtgtatgaaaaccgaatgacctcatcgtatgaagtggggattggaccttatggttccatcacaagggacagtcattttgagtaggtgatccatGACTTGGTGTGAACCTTAATCCCTGATGAATGCTACAAGCTTGCTGTGTgtcgtccaggtttctcttccagtgtagataCTCGGGAACTTCtgtggaagctctggttgtggaggtcaactctgttcctccacctccaccagtagctgctcctggacctctcagggttgagctcagactggccaatggccaatgtgtcaccaaaggctgtgctgaaggtaagaTCTTGTCCTGTGTCTCcctaaagcctttcaaactggagtctggttaaaccccagtgttgttcctcaggggatgaggcctacacgtcctactACAATGATgctgattatcccatcacaaaagtcctgcgggagcctgtgtatgttgaggtgcacattatggagaggactgaccccaacattgtcctgatgctgggacattgttggactacttcaacccccagtccactcagtctcccccagtgggaccttctgatcgacggGTGAGCGTACAGCCAATCTTTATCCAGTTAgtctgctgggagaccctttctaGCCTTCTCTTTTTGTCTTCAGATGCCCTTACCGGGACGATCGCTATTtgaccacactggttccagtgactggatcgtctggtcttcagttcccaacccactacaagcgctttgttgtgaagatgttcacatttgtagatccagcATCACTGGCTGCTCTGCAGGAAACTGTATGCCTCCCCTTTACTTGAACCGTTGTATATTTACTACTTTTGGAttctatgacttgagcctctctcttccctgtcagatctttatccactgcagtacagaggtgtgccatccatcatctggctcttgtgaACAAAGCTGCACCAGGAAACGTGAGTTCTTCCTCTTAACAAGAGGAACTGAGCATTTTATAAGTGCCTTCTCACATCTAACATTCCTCTTTCAGGGAGAGACActcgtatcaaggctgtctctggggagcagactgtggtttctagtggagaagttactctggtcatgtaaatctagtACTTTTAATAAACCTTGCAGAACCCCGAGGTATCTTTGTCTATTGGTATTGTTGTGGTTCGGCAGAATCTGGTATTGCATGCctggccagtttttttttttttttttttttttttaaaccgtctGGAGTCGATTCCCACATCTGCGCATTGaggcatcttctcctgataaccccaaagagaacttaaattgcactttcagttttgatcgttcacctaagagcaatacatcaatcgactctgtaaaggtttttttttttttttttgtatacacccacaagtttattcattcatataaCAAACAAgctgtgctgtctgcagcctcgGTCTGGGGTGATCTTCATGTAGaaatgcgtcattaaaatgaactaactCCATGAATTATCAACAGAGCCATGAGActtatctatagaaagcttgacatgtctaccaAGCAAATGCTACCGAAAACAAATTCTGTAAAGTAATCCATTTGAAAATGCGATTGTCCTGTTCATATCTAATGTGACAATGTGCTATTGATAATGTTACACATGAAGCTTGTGGCTTGTAAACGGCCATACCACGGAAAACTAAGCAGTGAGATAGTTTGTTTCACTGAGAGGAATAAGACCCAATTCCCCCAAAGAAGATGCGCTGAGGACTAAttcaaaaaagaatgaagcacttttatCCAACAGCGATCAAACATTTAAGTCATTtattttcacataacgtgtacacctttttactagttagactttttccaagatataattcctgactaaatgtataatcaagtgaaacctTAAGTTCCATTCATGCACTACTAGTATAAGTGACCATCACAATAATAGTTTATAATTGAGTTTATTTGAGAGTACATTAACAATATACCCTGTGGAAGTGCTAGTTATGTGTTGTTCATTTATGTATTTCAACATGACTCAATACCAGTTTGCTAAATCCGTAATATTGTTCAATATTTGTATGATTTAAAATGGTATGCCTGTTTGAATATAtctcaaattaatttattcagaatcagaatcagaatcagaaagaattcctgtgatcaaagctacattttcagcatcattactccagtcttactcAAAGTGTAACAACATACGctacattcaaaagcttggattcagtatatatagatattaaaaattttattcagCACACACGTGATGATAGATAAAAACGATTAATACGATAAATGTTACAAACAATGCTgtttcaatttatcaaaaaaaactgaaaaaatattctccgctcttttcaacaagttttttttgttttgtgttttttttttgtagaaaatctgaatattagaatgatttcggaaggattgtgtgactggagtaatgatgctaaaattcagtatgtatatatttatgagcTACTAAAAAAAGGGCATCTCAAAACTTCTCAAGGCCCCCAAAACCCCCTTAGACATCAGCGGGTTAATTTGTCATACAAACAGTAGTTTGGTTCACGATATTCACTTGCATATTTAGTAAATAAAACTCAAATTGCTGAGCTcaagttttaaatggaaatcagTTCTCGAATGCCTTGAAGTAAACGCAGAACAGATTCAATCGTCCTCAACTCAAAGTAATGATATTAAACAGATACTCCACACCAAAAAGAAAATTGTGCCACTAATCACTTACCCACCTTATCACTTgggtgtcattccaaacccgtaaaatcttttgttcgtcttcggaaaacaatttaagatattttggatgaaaaccgggaggcttgtgtcCATCCCATATACTGCCAAGTAAAACACTCGGTCAAGGATCAGAAAAGTATGTAAAGCACTTTCAGAAttatccatctgccatcagtggatcAACCGTAACGTTAGGAAACGATGAGAACACTTTGTGCACAAATGAAACAAAGACTTTATTCAATTCAACAGATGGTCTGCTCTGTCTATCCCCATGTCACCCTAGCGCCGTTTTGAAAAACACCTGCTGAACGCAAACTGCACATGCTATTGTCAGCCGCAACAAAAACGTGCAGTTCTCTTTGAAATCAAAGCATTAATTTACGCAGAAAACATACTgtactttaaaatacaaaatattgttcAAAAGGTTGATGAgagtttattcaacaaagatgcattaaatggataaaaagtgataCTAGTGAcatgatttataatattaaaaatttatttcttgcatgctgaaaaaaaacttttactttgATCAgggtaataaataaaaatgtgacattcacaaaaatttttttttttaaatactaaaaaaatagctgggttttttttgtcaaataataaCAGCCTTACTGAGCATAAGACACCTTTTTCAAAAATGGTTTTACAAACCTCAAACTTCATAACAGTAGTGTACTGTACAGTAGATCCAATAACTGTTTTATGTATCTTGATGTCTAGAGAGTAAGTGACCGATATAATGCAACACAAAATACTGAGCCATATCTAGAGACCAGGattgttttaaactgtaaaaaaatgcCTATAGCCTAGCAGACCGTCTTGGCTACACTGCGGTGGATGTTTGCTCTCGTTCAGTACAGATATCACTCGAACAGCGTTTTAACAATCATTCTCATGTCTCCAGAGCCTGTAATTCTCCCAGCACTGGAATATTGATTCATTTGGAAGCTGCAACGCTGGAAAAACAATTAACATTACCAAACGCACCTGTTATGTGCAGGGAATATTTAATAGATGTCTAAATAGataactaaaaatgtttttttagtatATCATTGAATATTTTTGAATTACATCACTTTCtccccaatgaatcctctgcagtgaatgggtggcatcagaacgaAAGTCCAAAGATCTGAtataaatatcacaataatccacaagtagttGACATCAATTACTGTCTtgtgaagggaaaggctgtgggtttataagaaacaaatccatcattaagaaatTCAAATTCAAGCTCTGCTCTGCTTTGATTGTCCAGTCTGAACGATGAAGAGATTAGGCATCCATCCTGATACTGTATGTTTGAGCCTTTAAAGATTTTGAAAGATTTTGCAAGAATGTTTAGCATGAATGAGGCTTTAGAGAGatgtcagtgaagatgtggatGCAGCCTCTGTGTTGCTGTTATAGGTGTTTTTGGACTTGTCTTTACCATGTTAACATAAATTGAGAACCAATTAcaatcaggggtgcgtttcccaaaagcatagttgctaacctgttagatGCAATGAGAATCACTCAGttgttaatgaagagggagggactattgttaattagctgaaatctgtagaatacaaaaagaccaaagggcaGTATCTCCACTTTGTGATTAGGTGTTGAACAATGGTTGGAAGTTGGTGTTTGGTTCAGATTTTGCTGATTTGTGctttctgtcatgctgttccacagtggagtaaatcgcttcaggatgctcaagctctgatgatccagcaaactgaccagcagttccagctccagaagccagttcaacagctagctaaccagcagtttccgcttcagaagccagttcaacagctaactaaccagcagtttccgcttCGGAAGCCAGTTCAACAACTACCTAAActgcagtttccacttcagaagccagatCAACAGCTAgctaaccagcagtttccacttcagaagcccgTTCAACAACTACCTAAActgcagtttccacttcagaagccagtacAACAGCTAACGaaccagcagtttccacttcagaagccagtacAACAGCTAACGaaccagcagtttccacttcagaagcctgttcaacagctaactaaccagcagtttccacttcagaagccagtacAACAGCTAACGaaccagcagtttccacttcagaagccagttcaacagctaacaaaccagcagtttccacttcagaagccagttcaacagctaacaaaccagcagtttccacttcagaagccagttcaacagctaactaaccagcagtttccacttcagaagccagttcaacagctaactaaccagaagtttccacttcagaagccagttcaacagctaactaaccagaagtttccacttcagaagccagtacAACTACCTAAGCTGCAATTTCCGAAGCCAGTTAAAcagtttcagaagccagtagtgcaggcagagccccttgataaatgcgctgtagctgattctgagcagatccaatgtggtctacctgggatcagtggtgctgagtgtgaagctatcaactgctgctttaacggacagcagtgtttctatgggagGGCAGGTAAGCGTTCTCAATCTGATTCGGCTCATGTTAAACTGATTCTCTGCATTAACTAGCTCTTGTACCTTGTTCTAGTGACCGTCCAGTGTAttagagatggtcagtttgtggtagtggtgtctaGAGATGTTACTctgcctcgactgagtctggattcggttcatctactgggtggaaatGACCCACCTTGTGCTCCCGTGGGGTCCacaccttcctttgctatataccagttccctgtgaccgcatgtggcacgagTGTGATGGTGAGCAGCTGCTGTTGGTCTTATTCTGCATTGCTTATGatggactggatgctgacacTGTTCCTATTCGCAGGAGGACAGcggatatgtggtgtatgaaaaccgaatgacctcatcgtatgaagtggggattggaccttatggttccatcacaagggacagtcattttgagtaggtgatccatGACTTGGTGTGAACCTTAATCCCTGATGAATGCTACAAGCTTGCTGTGTgtcgtccaggtttctcttccagtgtagataCTCGGGAACTTCtgtggaagctctggttgtggaggtcaactctgttcctccacctccaccagtagctgctcctggacctctcagggttgagctcagactggccaatggccaatgtgtcaccaaaggctgtgctgaaggtaagaTCTTGTCCTGTGTCTCcctaaagcctttcaaactggagtctggttaaaccccagtgttgttcctcaggggatgaggcctacacgtcctactACAATGATgctgattatcccatcacaaaagtcctgcgggagcctgtgtatgttgaggtgcacattatggagaggactgaccccaacattgtcctgatgcTGGGACATTGTTGGACgacttcaacccccagtccactcagtctcccccagtgggaccttctgatcgacgggtgagtgtacagccaatctttatccagttagtctgctgggagaccctttctaGCCTTCTCTTTTTGTCTTCAGATGCCCTTACCGGGACGATCGCTATTtgaccacactggttccagtgactggatcgtctggtcttcagttcccaacccactacaagcgctttgttgtgaagatgttcacatttgtagatccagcATCACTGGCTGCTCTGCAGGAAACTGTATGCCTCCCCTTTACTTGAACCGTTGTACATTTACTACTTTTGGAttctatgacttgagcctctctcttccctgtcagatctttatccactgcagtacagaggtgtgccatccatcatctggctcttgtgaACAAAGCTGCACCAGGAAACGTGAGTTCTTCCTCTTAACAAGAGGAACTGAGCATTTTATAAGTGCCTTCTCACATCTAACATTCCTCTTTCAGGGAGAGACActcgtatcaaggctgtctctggggagcagactgtggtttctagtggagaagttactctggtcatgtaaatctagtACTTTTAATAAACCTTTCAGAACCCGAGGTATCTTTTGTCTATTGGTATTGTTTTGGTTTGGCAGAATCTGGTATTGCATGCctggccagtttttttttttttgtttttttttttttaaaccgtctGGAGTCGATTCCCACATCTGCGCATTGaggcatcttctcctgataaccccaaagaGAACTTAAATTGCACTTTCAGTTGATTATTCActtaagagcaatacatcaatcgactctgtaaaggtttttt harbors:
- the LOC132112362 gene encoding zona pellucida sperm-binding protein 4-like isoform X4, whose amino-acid sequence is MVGSWCLVQILLICAFCHAVPQWSKSLQDAQALMIQQTDQQFQLQKPVQQLANQQFPLQKPVQQLTNQQFPLRKPPVKQFQKPVVQAEPLDKCAVADSEQIQCGLPGISGAECEAINCCFNGQQCFYGRAVTVQCIRDGQFVVVVSRDVTLPRLSLDSVHLLGGNDPPCAPVGSTPSFAIYQFPVTACGTSVMEDSGYVVYENRMTSSYEVGIGPYGSITRDSHFEFLFQCRYSGTSVEALVVEVNSVPPPPPVAAPGPLRVELRLANGQCVTKGCAEGDEAYTSYYNDADYPITKVLREPVYVEVHIMERTDPNIVLMLGHCWTTSTPSPLSLPQWDLLIDGCPYRDDRYLTTLVPVTGSSGLQFPTHYKRFVVKMFTFVDPASLAALQETIFIHCSTEVCHPSSGSCEQSCTRKRRDTRIKAVSGEQTVVSSGEVTLVM
- the LOC132112362 gene encoding zona pellucida sperm-binding protein 4-like isoform X1; translated protein: MVGSWCLVQILLICAFCHAVPQWSKSLQDAQALMIQQTDQQFQLQKPVQQLANQQFPLQKPVQQLTNQQFPLRKPVQQLPKLQFPLQKPDQQLANQQFPLQKPVQQLPKLQFPLQKPPVKQFQKPVVQAEPLDKCAVADSEQIQCGLPGISGAECEAINCCFNGQQCFYGRAVTVQCIRDGQFVVVVSRDVTLPRLSLDSVHLLGGNDPPCAPVGSTPSFAIYQFPVTACGTSVMEDSGYVVYENRMTSSYEVGIGPYGSITRDSHFEFLFQCRYSGTSVEALVVEVNSVPPPPPVAAPGPLRVELRLANGQCVTKGCAEGDEAYTSYYNDADYPITKVLREPVYVEVHIMERTDPNIVLMLGHCWTTSTPSPLSLPQWDLLIDGCPYRDDRYLTTLVPVTGSSGLQFPTHYKRFVVKMFTFVDPASLAALQETIFIHCSTEVCHPSSGSCEQSCTRKRRDTRIKAVSGEQTVVSSGEVTLVM
- the LOC132112362 gene encoding zona pellucida sperm-binding protein 4-like isoform X3, giving the protein MVGSWCLVQILLICAFCHAVPQWSKSLQDAQALMIQQTDQQFQLQKPVQQLANQQFPLQKPVQQLTNQQFPLRKPVQQLPKLQFPKPVKQFQKPVVQAEPLDKCAVADSEQIQCGLPGISGAECEAINCCFNGQQCFYGRAVTVQCIRDGQFVVVVSRDVTLPRLSLDSVHLLGGNDPPCAPVGSTPSFAIYQFPVTACGTSVMEDSGYVVYENRMTSSYEVGIGPYGSITRDSHFEFLFQCRYSGTSVEALVVEVNSVPPPPPVAAPGPLRVELRLANGQCVTKGCAEGDEAYTSYYNDADYPITKVLREPVYVEVHIMERTDPNIVLMLGHCWTTSTPSPLSLPQWDLLIDGCPYRDDRYLTTLVPVTGSSGLQFPTHYKRFVVKMFTFVDPASLAALQETIFIHCSTEVCHPSSGSCEQSCTRKRRDTRIKAVSGEQTVVSSGEVTLVM
- the LOC132112361 gene encoding zona pellucida sperm-binding protein 4-like, yielding MAGSWCLVQILLICAFCHAVPQWSKSLQDAQALMIQQTDQHFQLQKPVQQLANQQFPLQKPVQQLANQQFPLQKPVQQLANQQFPLQKPVQQLTNQQFPLQMPVQQLTNQQFPLQKPVQQLTNQQFPLQKPVQQLTNQQFPLQMPVQQLTNQQFPLQKPVQQLTNQQFPLQKPVQQLTNQQFPLQKPVQQLTNQQFPLQKPVQQLTNQQFPLQKPGQQLTNQQFPLQKHVQQLTNQQFPLQKHVQQLTNQQFPLQKPVQQLTNQQFPLQKPVQQLTNQQFPLQKPVQQLTNQQFPLQKPVRLPKLQFPKPVKPFQKPVVQAEPLDKCAVADSEQIQCGLPGISGAECEAINCCFNGQQCFYGRAVTVQCIRDGQFVVVVSRDVTLPRLSLDSVHLLGGNDPPCAPVGSTPSFAIYQFPVTACGTSVMEDSGYVVYENRMTSSYEVGIGPYGSITRDSHFEFLFQCRYSGTSVEALVVEVNSVPPPPPVAAPGPLRVELRLANGQCVTKGCAEGDEAYTSYYNDADYPITKVLREPVYVEVHIMERTDPNIVLMLGHCWTTSTPSPLSLPQWDLLIDGCPYRDDRYLTTLVPVTGSSGLQFPTHYKRFVVKMFTFVDPASLAALQETIFIHCSTEVCHPSSGSCEQSCTRKRRDTRIKAVSGEQTVVSSGEVTLVM
- the LOC132112362 gene encoding zona pellucida sperm-binding protein 4-like isoform X2; the encoded protein is MVGSWCLVQILLICAFCHAVPQWSKSLQDAQALMIQQTDQQFQLQKPVQQLANQQFPLQKPVQQLTNQQFPLRKPVQQLPKLQFPLQKPDQQLAKLQFPKPVKQFQKPVVQAEPLDKCAVADSEQIQCGLPGISGAECEAINCCFNGQQCFYGRAVTVQCIRDGQFVVVVSRDVTLPRLSLDSVHLLGGNDPPCAPVGSTPSFAIYQFPVTACGTSVMEDSGYVVYENRMTSSYEVGIGPYGSITRDSHFEFLFQCRYSGTSVEALVVEVNSVPPPPPVAAPGPLRVELRLANGQCVTKGCAEGDEAYTSYYNDADYPITKVLREPVYVEVHIMERTDPNIVLMLGHCWTTSTPSPLSLPQWDLLIDGCPYRDDRYLTTLVPVTGSSGLQFPTHYKRFVVKMFTFVDPASLAALQETIFIHCSTEVCHPSSGSCEQSCTRKRRDTRIKAVSGEQTVVSSGEVTLVM